The genomic segment AACTTtcctgtattatatattttagaatgaaaCGTTCAAACATTTAAGTGCTAGAGAACAAGTTAGAAATAAATGAACGTAgaattattacaaatatttagtagactaaatatttataatttgttgaTACTAATTTCTCTTTTGGTCCTAACATATACTCACTAGGAAATATATCTGTACAATCCAGATAAAATTTTGCCacataaagtgaaacaaaactaaaatcacTAAGATATAGTCCTTTGTCAATTAAAAATCACCAGTGGTGATATATATTCTTCAAGTTGTTGATCACTTTAATCAACAAATTGTTTGGAAAACaaactttgaaatgtttttgtaGAAACTGTAGACCAAATTCACAAGGTCAAGGGTGGTTAGCTGATGGACTGTGATGACAATATGTAACGTCACAGCTACTTGGAAGTGCTGGGAGAGGCAGTGCCTTAGAAACGAGTGGTTAGATGGTTATTATTTTAGTCAGAAAACAGCAGTTACAGTTGaatatttatgaatttgtttttcctttttttctcatagtACCATTTGAAGACGTTTAGTGGTTCTAACACCAATTTAAAGTCTTTCCACAAAAATGAACTCCAAACCTTTTCGTACATCACTTGAAGTTATCTGAGGAGAAATGGGAATAAATGAACACTTTTGAGTTTACCAATAaaaccttgtttttaaaattatacaatagTAAATGACTTCTAAATGGTGGTTTCATCTCAAGTTtccacacaaataaaaaaaatgtgtgatacTCAAACCACAACATTTAACCTACTCAGCACTCAAACTAAGTATACTGCTTTAAAACCTGAATCCAAAACTAACTTAGtactaattaaatatattaaatgccTTAATACAGGGAACAGGTACTGaaggtaaacttttaaaaatatagagagacTTGCAAAAACAAGTATAGGGAGTCTACTCCttattttatattgcattttaaaaatctacatttatttcaaaaccttctaaaaaattaaaatttttttctttcttcccaatagGGATTCTCCTTTTCTTACAACGCACAaccacaaaaaaccaaaccaaaccaaaccaaaccaaaacaaaacaaaaaaacctctgttTAATAATATTAACTATGTTGAAATGATCACAAAAagtctatttaaaacaaaaagggaaaagttaAGATTTGGAACCTATATAATCACTTTTTCCACAGATCAAAACTAAAAACAGTAACTAACGCATActtccaaagagaaggaaaaaaaaaaatccaaacttttgTCTATCAAGTTTCCCCCGTTGACTGGAAGCACTAggttaaatgtaaataataaatgctaATTGTTCTAAATccaatttggggattttttttttctgagtgcaGCACTTTATTTAGCCATCACAGattaatttttacaataattaCAGTGCCTCAAAAGACTTTTTTCCTATAATTATCGCCTTcacaaattcattttaatatatttaacttttcctACAATGTATTAATTAGTAGACTAGGTCACTAAATCAAATTAAACCTGTGCAAAGTTAGTTAAACAGAAGAGTTCTATTGTAAACATAAGccaatataaatgtatatattttacaacaTTGAGAGGAAAGCACTGACCCTGTGCCATCTACCTACCACTATATTGCATTGTCCTGTGGAAGATAAGTTCTGAAGTTAACTTTTGTTCCCAAGCCACTGGAATAAAGGTCACTGAAGAGGTAAATGCAATACGCACATTACTCTTGCAGTTCCCATTGCCATAAGATATATGGAAGCAAACGTGTTAAAATGGAACCAGCTATAAattatggtcaaatgattttttttagttcgatgggggaaaaaagcaaaactctgtAACAGTTCCTCACCAGACAAGAGCCTTAGATCTTGTACTTCggcctttggttttgtttccttcaggTGAATTGGAAGCATTTGCCTTATGAGTTTTCTTATGATGTTCAAGATAAGTCTTTTTGGCAAATGCCTTTCCACATTTATTGCATCTGTGAAGAGAAAAGTTTTTTGTGACTTTTACTTCAATACCAACGTCAGCTACTTCATACTTTTTACTAGGAGAGTTAGAAGTGCCATCAGgttttgaatcactatgttttgcCTCATCCCTCGAAGGGCCTCTTTTTGCCACTTTATTTAGAACAAAATCAATGGGCTTCTTTATAGCTCTGATCTCTAAACTGGCGGTTATTTTCCCAAGGTAGCGGGATGACTTTTTATGAACCACAGTTATATGTCGTATCACATCACGCTTCCGACGAGTTTCATAAGTGCAAAGAGGACACTTGTAGAATTTAACATAAATGTTATTCCCATCTGTGTGCAACTCAATGTGTTTAGTCAAGTTCTGTTTGGAAGTAAACTGACGTTTACAAAGTTTACAGTAAAGCTGCTTGAAGTCAAAGCCAGCTGAGAGTTTCGGTTTCCTGGTTTTTTGCTGGCCGCCTGCAGCAGACGGACTGGTTGATTTAGGGCTTTCAGAGTcttgtttaactttatttttctgtgctGCCGGTGtgctctttttttcatttgaatgatTTGTTCCCTTTAATTCATTCTGTGGAGAATGGGTGATGGAAGGGGGTGAAGGTTCTACAGAATCTGCTGGTTcaactttaacttttatttctgaaCTGCTGGCAGTATTATTAGGGCCTTTCTCTCTTTTAGAGTTTGTTCCAGAAAGAGTTATCTTGTGGACAATTTGCATATGTCTTTTAAGCATTATTTGTGAACTATATTTCCTCTTGCAAAGGAGGCATTTGCATGCAGTTAAATTGTATTCAGCCTTTGAAGACGACTTTTGTTTTCGagtcttaaaagattttttaggaGAAACAGAATCCAGGAACAAAGGTTGCCCAGGCTTTGTTGCTATATCAGGAGTAATTGAATCCCTCCTTAGTCCTCtatgaacttcatcaaaatgcCTCCTTACATTCGCTTTTGTAGCAAATGATTTACAACATACTGGACAACTCCTACTTATTGGAACTAGAACATTCTTACTGCGTCCTTTAGAGGACTGATTTGGATTCTTTCGTGTTTCAATGTACTTTTTtagttcttccatctttttcttgtGTACTTTTCGAATGTGACGACGAACACCTCGTCTGGAATTGAATTCTTTTCTACAAAGACAGCATATCAACTGGTGACCAAAATCAGAATTGTCAGAAGTTTCCAAGTCAGCCTGTGATTCCTGAGGTTGCTCATCAGATGTAGGTGCAACTTCATCTGCAACAATCTCAACAGGTGGGGGCTCTACAGCTTCCACCTCTGCATCTGCAACTGGTACTGTTTTAGACTGTTCAGTGCTGGTTTCCTGTACTTGAACTTCAGTTTGTTCAGGAGTACTGCTTGACTCTGTGACTTCAGTAGGATTATCAGTCCTTGAAATATACTGAAACACTGCATTTTGATTAGTTTCTATGGGTTCTAGCTTAATAATATATTCTCGCTTGTCCACACTTGGATATATGGCTTCTAGGAGATCATTTATGGCTTGGCTTTGTTTATCATTTACATCAGGAAGGTCTgttaaggaaaaaacaacattttaatcTGAAATCATCTGCATGCTCTAGctatctaatatttaaaaatgtattatgaatctctatcttaaaatttattactAGCTTATTTTTAGAAGAGCATTATctacttttacatattttaaaactagaattaaactaaaattaatttaaaatctcaTCAACGTACACAAATGTTAAGGAATAAATGCAATCTGAAGAGCTACTTCCGCTCCTAAGTGCCCTTAACACCAACTACATAAGCACATGAATGTCCTAAACAATTAAAAGAGTATTTCAAATTTTCAGTCTAAAATTTTCAGGCCAGCAAAGGCAAATCAAAGTTCTCATAACCCAAGATGGATAACACATCATGAAGAATGtactattatataaaaaaatgattctttttttggaaaacataACAGCATTCCTATTAACTTAATCCGTAATAATCTAGTCTACTTGTAGAGAGGCACCCTTAAAGATcttatggaaatgaaaaagaaagatttgtaggatataaaaatgaatgacacGTACAAAAGTCTTTGCTATTACAGGGCTTAACAGGATACCACCCCATTCAAACAAGTGATTAAAAACTACAGATTTATTCCAAAAACAGAGCTAGTTTTATTTACTTGCACAATAATTATGTCCCCTATAGAAAATCAAATATTCCTCCTATAATAGATTTATCTAACACTGGTTATGTTTCCATACAACTCTAAAATCTAGCTACAAATATAGCATCAaatctgatatttaaaaacaagaaataattcaTTATTGCTCTTTTAGAAATCTTCCCATTTAAAACGGATAGTGTCTAAAAGGATAACACTTTCACCGAAGTACTTCTAGAATGAGTATTGCCAAGGAAAGTGCACAATAATCCAacaaatccatttatttatatttctaaaagtcAGCTCTacactaaaacaaagaaaactatcacaaatatcactaattttctactagcactttatttattaaaatatcagaTTTGAAACTAATCCCTACAGACTGCCTTTTCGTTTATATCTCAATGATAAAAACAAGTATAATAAGATATAGGACTATAACAAGATCTAGTACTAGGAAAAATTTCCAAAGATGAAATTCTTATTTCAACTATGTCCTATAATATACTTTAAATCAATTATGTCCTATAATATACTTTAAATCAGTTTCATGCTAGTAATTCCGTGGTACTTCTGATATTtggaattttcatttcattcccaTTCCAAGAAAGTTAAGTTGAAAAGTGCACCAACTCCACAATTCAACTGTAGTATCAAATGGACCAAATAAGTTCTATAATTTGTAAGACCACAAAGAGTTAAACCCCTGAAcaagaaataatgaaagtaacctattacttattaaaatattttaaggaatttatatcagttctttaaagcaagaaaataatacCGTTACATATACTGCTAACTTAATCATACATGGGCAATACACTTAATCCAACAAACATTCAGTTTCACAAAGACTTTATTAGCCTACGACCTGCCTTCATCACATAAAGCTACTTCAGATCTCAAGTTGGCCTATAACACAATCTCATTTCTGATAAAATAactgatttataaataaatttcactGAGAACAAAACTGATCTTCAAATCAAGacccagaaaaaaatagaaaggttattattttttaatgttcttcttaCCATCCCCAAGAAATCAATGCATTTACTCATTCTTTGCTCTATTTCTAACCTTCTTATTTACTTAAGAATAATCTTAGTAAATTATCAGTCATATGTAACAAGTtgttgaagaaacagaaatgaaaaataccaaTACTCCCTTCAAGCACTCACATTTTAACTTAGAAATATCCTGAATATAAACTATATGGTCCATATAAACATTCAAAAACAATATCCAATATCTTGATATAAATAAGTATACTCATAAAACTAAcctctttaagaaaaacacaaaaacactcaTATTAAAGTACTAGTCTAAGAAAATGAAcgttaagtatttaattttattccccATCATTAAATTATTGATACCATTTTAACACAAATGTATAGCTACAGTATAAGAACACTTAGCTGTAAAATGCATAACTGGATATATGAATAATACTTACTGTCATCCATCTGGAGACTTGGTGGGCAGTAGAATTTTTTATGGGTAATTAAATTTGGTAATCCTCTGAAGAGACTGCGGCATAATTTACATTCAAAAATGGTGTCCacatcttttaataaaatgtgcTTAAGTTGTTTAGttcctgaaggaaaaagaaaataaaacttaacacaAAAGGTaaatttaatgtgcatttttaaactGGGCAACCACTGTTGACAATCCAAAGTGCAATTACTCTTTGCAAACAAAATACAGGCAATTGCCAATTTCCACCATTTGTATTCAGAACTAACTTATAAACTAAATTCTAAGTAAAATTCTAACATCACCTGGATATTGTGACAGCTAaaactgatattttttttctaattcagcaGCCAATCAATTCTTAGGATATCCCAACAGTGGTTTCAACATCTGGCTGATCATCAAAATAACCTGGGAATAATGATGTACATGAACCCCctctagagattctgattcaatagaTATGGAAGGGAAAAGAATTAAACATACCCCTCCTCCACCAACCCCCTACTCCTTGCCAAAGTTTCTCGCTGCTCCCTTCTGCATTAAGACGTGAACATGGAGTTCTGTAATACGTTTTCCTGATTCCTTAAAGAAAGTCGAAACTGTCACAAGACTgcatgtgacttttctttttaaactcagCTCAAATTACTTCAGGTTCTGGGCCAACATGGGATTATGGTCATTGAGTGTCAGAATATAGAATCCTTATCCATAATTTTAACTTTGCTTAGGCCTCCTGATACCACTATAAATTTATTCAAAGCCTTTCTCCCTCAAAAACTCACTCCAAGTGCAACTAATTAAATACTGATAGTTTACAGTTTAAACTAATTTAAAGCCTGTCTTCTCCACTAGATTATAAACTCCAAAGCAGCCAAGACCAAACCTGTCTTATTTATAACTACAAAGTATTCAGCTCTGGCAATGCTCAATATTAAAATTAGTTGAAGAAATGCCATTGATACAGGGAATCTAAGCATTATGACACAAGACCAaaaggcagggggaaaaaaatggcaatgAGCATCCAATCTTTAAAGTAAGAACATCCACCAGGAATAAAACACAAAtggaatttgtgttttaaatttaaatttaaatttgccATTATTTCCTACAGGTTTTTGCCACAAGTAAATTGACAAAATTGATCTGCCATGCTTTACTAATTAATTAGCTTTTAATTGCCTCAAATAAAAAAGATGCTAATAATATTGACTTCAATATTAAACATGTCctgaaaaaaacctttaaaactaTCTAGGTGCAAAGTGTCCTTCTATCATTCCACAAGTACTTGACACTCTGTTAAGCTCTGGGACTACTAAAGAGTAAACACACTATACTATCCATCTTCTAAAATGAACACACCAAACCAAACCTATCTTAGacaatcatgaaagaaaatatgaacctaaatcccagaaaaattaaattacacaTCTGGGTTTctactgggaaaaaataaatataatgaaatcatTTCCACCATCATTTCTCAAATCAGAATCAATGGTTTACTGCACTAAACCATATTACCacgaaatcagaaaatataaatttaaaaagattcagaGGACAGCCCGAGTATTATTCTTAATATAAAGGTAAAATCAGGGTATccgggtggcacagtgggttaagcctctgccttcagctcaggtcatgatctcagggtctgggatcgagccctgcatcgggctctctgctcagcagggagcctgcttcccccctctctctctgcctgtctctctgcctacttgtgatctctctctctctctctctgtcaaataaataaataaaatcttaaaaaaaaaggtaaaaatcatacatacatacacatacacacaaacatacacacgcACGCACTTTCTTAGTCCACTTCGCATTACAAAATATACTTACAAAAGACTGCTTTTGTTTAGTTCATAGTTAATCTCCTAAGTGACTGACAAACTATGAGAGGTAGActgatgataaaaatattttaggtaagCCTAACCTATCTACAGAAGTATAGTTAAGTGTAGCACcagtaagaggaaaacagaaaattttgtgCACTTTAATTCCAAATTGAAATACCCGCTAGACCCATACTAAAGATTcaattctgcctttaaaaacagtcaaaaaaaagattgaagaggAATGCAAAAACAAGCTGAACTAGGTTTAAGAACCCAATTGAAGATTTAAATAGGAAGTATGAGGTTATACACAAAAAACAGTTACTGCTAAAAATACAAGACTGCATCCCTAAATCAGAGATCTCACTTTGTCCATCAGGTCTGCTCAActataaaaagtaattaattaaaaattaaagagggggcacctgggtggctcagtgggttaagcctctgccttcggctcgggtcataatctcagggtcctgagatcaagccgcacattgggctctctgctcagcgggaagcttgcttcccctctcgctctctgcctacctgtgatctctctctctgtgtcaaataaataaataaaatcctttttaaaaatttaaagagaaacagaTAGGTATTCTTGTTTAGTCCTGGTTATAGAACTAGTTATATTCAGCAGAGTATATATTTGTTTCCAATagcatccccccccccaaaatctcTGGCCCTATCCTTAACTCATCAATCTTAATTATCATTCACaaatccttcccccacccccatcccacctacacacacacacacacacacacacacacacacacacaagcacagtTGTGTTGACACAGGTACATCAAATTTCTTTCAGAGCCATGGGTTCACcaaattgtttctctctcttctcaggaCTTCAcctatgttttttttcctcccactgcCCCGGTCTGGCTCACTTCTAGTAATCCTTCAAactctggggagcctgggtggctcagttggttaagtgactgccttccgctcaggtcatggaccctggagtcccaggatctagccccaggatcaagccccagaatCGAGCCCCAGGTTCAAGTCCCAGAATTGAGACCCAGGTTCGAGACCCAGGATCTAGCCCCAGAATCAAGCCTCAGAATCAAACCCCAGGTTTAAGCCCCAGGATCGAGTCATGCATCctaccctccccactctcatgctcactctctctctctctctctaataaataaaatcttaaaacaaacaaaattccaggTTAGAAGTCACTTCCCCCGGGAAGCCTTCTGATTCCTGGTTTTTGTTATGAATTCTTCACCCCTATTCCTACAGCACCCTATACATCTGTACTGTATTATCCCagtatcttttaattatttttctgtagtcCCATTAAGCTGGAGGCTCTAAAAGGATGGAGAAGATACCTTCAATGCTCATCGACTATATCCCCACCTCTCAGGACTATGCCTGACTGAGGTTTGTTAAATAACATATTAGAAGCTTTATGTTTAAGGAAACCTTctctataggtttttttttaggGTATAATAAAGTTGCCTGGGAAGCCAAAAAAAGACCTCAAAGATTTTTCTAATTCAACTTACAcactttacaaataagaaaaataagacgTTGCCCATTCCGTAAATACAGACAATAGAAGTTTTTCCCTAAGCTAGTTTTAGCTGTCATTTAAGGTTTTGATGTTTTTCCCATGTGGTCATAATGGCTTTGGACATAATGGTCTCATTAGCTACCATTTTTGACTGCTCTGCTCATTAACAATTAGACACAGCCAATCATCTGTGCCTCTGTTAACAGCTAAAACTTTCTGTCACCTGAGACAACAGACATGGTCATCTGGACAGCAACATAAAGTTCTTCCACTGCCCTTGATCCTGAAAGAGACCCATGCATAATCTTACTCCTAATTATTCCTTTTCCTGTATGAGTAACGTTTTCTTGCCCTATATCTTAGAACTATCTTAGAAGTCACTGTTTACTGATTAATcagtatctttcaaaaaaaaaaaaaaaaaaaaacagccctcCAAAGAGTAAGGCTTTTGATGATTAGAAATTAACTAATTAGTGAATATTTCAGATTCTCATAATAGATTCTCAGTAAAAATTACTCAAACCCCAACAAGGGTTTCGTCATATGCTATTCCTTAACATCAAATACATTGTATgtactgagaaaaatatttacaagattttttttcaaaaggaatcaGTATTCAGTTTTACATTAGGGTGGAGGGGCAGTCACTTTACATGATGAGATATTAATTCTAACTCTTCTGTGCCAAAgataagctttcatttttttccttaatatatgGATATGTTGGTCAATGACCATTTTAAGTTGTAGcagtaatgatttttaaatggtatACTGCTTGCTTTATGATTCACACATGAGCTTAATCATTTTTAACATGACTGTTTAAACGCACTGCAAGCAAAGCTGTAATTCCTGTCAAAACTGATTTCCAAGGCCAGTTTATGAAGGAAATTTCTAACTGATCATCCCTTAACAAAAGTTCTTAAAGGGGGGggtaatttaagaaaattttttttcttttttttttttttaagattttattcattttttatttatttggcagacagagatcataagtaggcagagaggcaggcagagaggcaggcagagagagagagaggaggaagcaggctccccgctaagcagagagcccgatgcggagctcaatcccaagaccctgagatcatgacccgagccgattgcagaggccttaacccactgagccacccaggcgcccctaatttaagaaaatttaaattgatttcttAAAACTACCACCTGCAagagttggttaaaaaaaattactaggttaggggcacctcggtggcttagatggttaagagtctgccttcagctcaggtcatgatctcagggtcctaggatcaagccccacatcaggctccttgctcagcagagagtctacttctccctttccctctgcctctccccctgcttgtgcgtgctctctctctctcaaatggataaataaaatctttcttaaaaaattactaggttgggctgcctgggtggcttggtgggttaagcctctgccttcagctcaggtcctgatctcagggttctgggatcgagtcccatatcaaggctctctgctaggcaaggagcctgctgcttcctcctctctctctctctctctacttgtgatctctctctgtgtcaaataaattaaaaaaaaaaaatctttaaaaaaaattactaggttAATTATGGAACAGTGCTACATACTACAATAAATGTATAAGCAGAACAAAATGATTCTAGTGCCACTTGGTTAATATTTTCATCTTACAAACATTTTTTGGACACCTACTAAATATGAGTTTACAATGTTATTACTGGAAACATGAAAGTGAAGGATCTGATTTGTGCCCTTAAGAAATTCCCAGACTAATATAAATGTCTGCTCCTCTAAGAACATAGCCTCAGATAACATTCTTTGAAGAATATAAGaacaaatcaaacaaataaatctacaTCTGTCTTATTCATGCAAAAAATATCTAGTctgattttaaatttcctaaaattgttatgtaacaacaaaaaacaaaacctatatgATAATGATGCTCTCTTATCTTATATATCTCCGAAAAATCACACTTCCatcctcagtttttgtttgtagTCAGGACTAAGGCATCACCATCCAGAAACAGCTTACACTAAATGCAGGTAATGTTTTAAACagtacaaaaccaaaacaaaacaaaaaactcttctAAGAAGTTAAATGACCAAACCTAAGATGATAATGACAATAGCAAATACCATACAAAGctaattctcatttttcattacAATTCACTCCTCCCTAAGAGTCAGAAAAGATGCTCTTCCTTGCACATAGTAGTAGTGTATTTTATAGAATCTTTTTtctatgatattatatatatttttataaccttATATATTTCAAGGATTCAAAAAAACAATATCGACTTCATAAGAAAGACCATTTTTGAATATCAGACTAAATAAttatccttctcttttctctccatgaATATTAGACTAAATAAttatccttctcttttctccccatttttctgtttctaatctTAGGGCATTCAATAGCTCCTTTGCCTCTACCAGAAGACTGAGAGACTAAGAAAGAATATTAAGCTCAATTAAATCGATGTTAATAAATGTCTCATCGAAGTacaccttttttgttgttgttgttacttaaAATTCTGTTCCAGTTTGGGGAGAGAggtcaggaagaaaggaagctaAAATTAAAGTGtcaataaaaagaagataaatttgaAGACATCGAGTCACAGATGTGATCCTAGAAGGACTAACAGAGCTAAGGCAGCACTCTAGCAAAAGGCAGGACCCAGTCAAGATAGTACAGAAGCCAGGGATACAGAGCAAACAGCATGTCTCAAAGTCATTAAACCATCAGGGATTTCAGAGTAGAATCTGTAGGTTGGAGCAAAATAGGCAACCTTCTAAAAAATGAGGTATCTATCTATGGACAAATGTCAAACAACAGCAAAATGTACtgttaataaagcaaaaatacatAACAGTGTGCAGAATCAGCTACCATTAGTACTGGGGGGAAAAGTGAGGGATTTATGCTTGTACATGTATACAGGGTCTCTAGAAGAAGACACATAAATCATGTAGCAGTGGCTGCCTGAGCAGagacttatttttgtatttctttttttccccaaagggtattttatttttttatttttttttaaagatttttatttttatttatttgacagagagatcacaagtaggcagagaggcaggcagagagagaggaggaagcaggctccctgccgagcagagagcccgatgcggggctcgatcccaggaccctgagatcatgacctgagccgaaggcagcggcttaacccactgagccacccaggcgcccctatttttgtatttctatacatcCTTTTAtacttccttattatttttaaaccacgGGCACTTATGACTTAATCCAACAATATTACTTATTCCAATATAGGAATATTAattaattccagaaagaaaaatctattcaaaTTAATTTACAAGTGAAGTGgccagaaataaaaagataccagAGGTCAAGAAAGATTTATCatttaaaaccagaaaaacagtccAAAGTAAAGACTAAAGTGTGAGGCAAAGAAAACAAGTCAAAACTGATCATGCAGTCAGTACAGCACATGTGGGGCTGGCAGACCAAAAAAATGAGTTAACTCATTCCTCAGCCTTTTATGAACTTCCATCTTGGGTAGGAATTAATACCAGGTCACAGACAGCCAAGTGTGGACAGAAGGTGAGTAACTTAGAAATGGTATAATAGCTGAAGACAACTATCTGAGCTTAAAGATTAAGCTAGATATCCTAACACATTACTAATGCCCCACCTGATTTAGCCTCCATACGTTAGTGAAAGCAAAAGCACAGACTTTGGATAGTTCTTTTAAATGCAGTGTCTGTAACCCAGCTGCAATGGAAAGTCTAGAAAGAAATGAGTCACTGAAGGTGTGACTGAGAGTAGAATAGGACCAGGAAGAACTTAGAGGGTAAGAATGGATCTTCGTCCCTAAGTCATGTGGCCCAAACTTCCGTTCTATCCTCCCAAAGTTTCAGTTAGCCAGGGCTTGGATACTTCAGTGCCAAAGAGCTACCTTAGCAAACTTTAGATTATACTGATGAAGAGATTACAATCTTGAGGAAATTAAAATTGCTTAGTTCTGAGTCACATTAACAAAGTAAAAGAATTCCTTTCTTTAAATCCAAAATTAGTTCTTTGTATTGCTAAGCATATTTCTAAATCACTTCTAATTTAAATCACTGGGTACTCAGAATTAAATTTAtagtattttcagaattttcctaaataaaacatAACTCAGAAGGCAAATGTGAATTTAAAAGGTCAGAAggggacatttaaaaaagaacattttacccatttcacagacactTCTGCTAAAGAAATAGCAAATACAGGAAACAGACATGAGCAcaatgcaaaaagaaaacaatttcatttctaaatattcatcTTCCAAAGTTAAACATAGATTTTGAGAACAGGATCTTCTTGAAAAGGTGTATTTTATAAGACAAA from the Lutra lutra chromosome 11, mLutLut1.2, whole genome shotgun sequence genome contains:
- the ZNF800 gene encoding zinc finger protein 800 isoform X2; translated protein: MPLRDKYCQTDHHHHGCCEPVYILEPGDAPLLQQPLQTSKSGIQQIIECFRSGTKQLKHILLKDVDTIFECKLCRSLFRGLPNLITHKKFYCPPSLQMDDNLPDVNDKQSQAINDLLEAIYPSVDKREYIIKLEPIETNQNAVFQYISRTDNPTEVTESSSTPEQTEVQVQETSTEQSKTVPVADAEVEAVEPPPVEIVADEVAPTSDEQPQESQADLETSDNSDFGHQLICCLCRKEFNSRRGVRRHIRKVHKKKMEELKKYIETRKNPNQSSKGRSKNVLVPISRSCPVCCKSFATKANVRRHFDEVHRGLRRDSITPDIATKPGQPLFLDSVSPKKSFKTRKQKSSSKAEYNLTACKCLLCKRKYSSQIMLKRHMQIVHKITLSGTNSKREKGPNNTASSSEIKVKVEPADSVEPSPPSITHSPQNELKGTNHSNEKKSTPAAQKNKVKQDSESPKSTSPSAAGGQQKTRKPKLSAGFDFKQLYCKLCKRQFTSKQNLTKHIELHTDGNNIYVKFYKCPLCTYETRRKRDVIRHITVVHKKSSRYLGKITASLEIRAIKKPIDFVLNKVAKRGPSRDEAKHSDSKPDGTSNSPSKKYEVADVGIEVKVTKNFSLHRCNKCGKAFAKKTYLEHHKKTHKANASNSPEGNKTKGRSTRSKALVWENLTMKL